The Sorangiineae bacterium MSr11367 genome window below encodes:
- a CDS encoding protein kinase, whose amino-acid sequence MTQTRFELIEPLGTGGMGVVFLAQDTVLDRKVAIKFLTRKDLNTTEAVDRVQHEAQACARLNHENIVRMFDIGQDDGHPFLVMEHLEGHPLDAIMGRAREANEAVIDVRRAVRLMIDVAKGLSHAHRAGIVHRDLKPSNVFITRDGTAKILDFGVAQMTAGSDVAGAHFLGTPQYMSPEQWSGQVQDGRTDIWAAGVIFFELLTGTSPFTGNHLAELRNAVLSSDPSPSLRGLRPELPEDAERIATRALEKEKDARFGSADDLLDALVALEVLLVHALRGQSSGTEAVATSTLSFPRRRIPRLTANTERRQITAMACSLSYASSTEALDDSVGEFFQACATIVRQLEGTMLFSLGRQVMACFGYPRAHEDSAQRALRAASLIVDAFRPDDKEHSRGARVGVATGPCIPLAVDPEAAFPNMQGEVLDVAQSLERHAQANEILTERATQMLVQGAFELELLEDAAAEDGSAPRHLYRLLRRKENRTRFNPVAAGNVTPLVGRVSELDELRDLWGDASSGKGQFVFIMGEAGIGKSRLLEQHLEGLATEGHRLVRCQCWPHSQSSALQPILEGLEHSMGLDPDASPLEKAALLGLPTQEAAAPPMSRNANLLKLQMLEALVGLFQQLADQEPLLLVLEDAHWADSITLDLLERWLSSLASMRAMVLVTARSEFQPLWARSPLVHHLAPRRLSPSESAAMVGFAGRGRHLPAAIVEQVVQRADGVPLFIEELTYSVVDALKTGGNDPSSWASAVPATLEALLRARLDTLPEPGRELARVASVLGREMNYDLLWAMCPLSEESLRIGLLQLVEIGVFRPIGPISRATCRFKHALVQEAAYQSLVKQERQELHQRAAEVLVSQFSQIAEQNPEIAARHFAEAKRPEEACVYFEKAAKQAMQRSANVDALNHYARATAQLDLLPPSPERDRRELLLKSQLAGVYMAEDGLESNRIREILSRIRELTTRYDGDEQSFWALFSFQQLNHVRADHRTGLDLAAKLMVRAEKAAHQGMMLAAYTAKVSSELSSGHLVESRNAAEAGIQLYEAQAEAAIRVHMGGNVGAILHMYLGYTLWLLGDVDQAIRHSYEGVRISRKYDHPASLTIRLILLSNLHNDRGEYAEARTLADEISRLCDEYGLHFVGAQVGILRAWTQVECGERQGVDELKAALERRASMGGTLAFTRYVSVLAQGQLQIGALDEAMLSVDKAMDLSERTGERYCDAEILRVKGEILLAMDASNAHHAARLFERGLERSRAQHSRSWGLRLACSYGRLLASQGKTSEAKGLLAPILSTFAEGHGTRDLRMAQALLSSWMVR is encoded by the coding sequence ATGACCCAAACCCGATTCGAGCTCATCGAGCCCTTGGGCACCGGAGGTATGGGGGTCGTGTTCCTCGCGCAGGACACCGTTCTCGATCGAAAAGTGGCGATCAAGTTTCTCACGCGCAAAGACCTGAACACGACGGAGGCCGTGGATCGTGTTCAGCACGAGGCTCAGGCGTGCGCGCGTTTGAACCACGAGAACATCGTGCGCATGTTCGACATCGGGCAAGACGACGGGCACCCCTTTCTCGTGATGGAGCACCTGGAGGGCCATCCCCTCGACGCCATCATGGGCCGTGCACGCGAGGCCAATGAAGCCGTCATCGACGTCCGGCGCGCCGTCCGACTCATGATCGACGTCGCGAAGGGGTTATCGCACGCACATAGGGCAGGAATCGTGCACCGCGATTTGAAGCCGAGCAACGTCTTCATCACGAGAGACGGGACGGCAAAGATTCTCGACTTCGGCGTGGCGCAAATGACCGCGGGGAGCGATGTCGCCGGCGCACATTTCCTTGGGACACCCCAGTACATGTCACCCGAACAATGGAGTGGTCAGGTTCAAGATGGCCGAACGGACATCTGGGCCGCGGGGGTGATATTCTTCGAATTGCTCACCGGAACTTCTCCGTTTACCGGCAATCATCTCGCAGAATTGCGCAATGCCGTGCTCTCGTCGGACCCATCGCCGTCGCTGCGAGGGCTACGTCCCGAACTGCCCGAGGACGCGGAACGAATTGCAACGCGCGCACTCGAGAAAGAGAAAGATGCGAGATTCGGCAGCGCAGACGACTTGCTGGACGCATTGGTGGCCTTGGAGGTGCTGCTCGTGCATGCCCTGCGCGGACAATCCAGCGGCACGGAGGCGGTGGCGACGTCGACCCTGAGCTTTCCGCGACGACGCATACCCAGGCTCACGGCGAATACCGAGCGCCGTCAGATTACCGCCATGGCCTGCTCCCTTTCGTACGCGTCATCGACCGAGGCCCTCGACGACTCGGTTGGCGAGTTCTTCCAGGCGTGTGCCACCATCGTGCGTCAGTTGGAGGGCACGATGCTGTTCTCCCTGGGCCGACAAGTCATGGCGTGCTTCGGCTATCCTCGAGCCCACGAAGACAGCGCCCAGCGCGCATTGCGTGCGGCGTCGCTGATCGTCGATGCATTTCGGCCCGACGACAAGGAGCACTCCCGCGGCGCCCGTGTGGGGGTGGCCACAGGTCCTTGCATTCCTCTTGCAGTGGACCCGGAAGCCGCGTTTCCGAACATGCAAGGTGAGGTGCTGGACGTAGCTCAATCGCTCGAACGCCACGCCCAGGCGAACGAGATTCTCACCGAACGGGCAACACAGATGCTCGTGCAGGGCGCCTTCGAGCTCGAGCTGCTCGAGGATGCGGCGGCCGAAGATGGAAGCGCACCGCGACATTTGTATCGATTGTTGCGCCGGAAAGAGAATCGGACCCGCTTCAACCCCGTTGCGGCGGGCAACGTCACTCCGCTGGTGGGACGTGTGTCCGAGCTCGATGAACTGCGTGACCTTTGGGGCGACGCGAGCAGCGGCAAAGGCCAATTCGTGTTCATCATGGGCGAGGCAGGAATCGGAAAGTCGCGCCTGCTCGAGCAGCATCTCGAAGGTTTGGCGACGGAAGGACACCGGTTGGTACGGTGCCAATGTTGGCCGCACTCCCAGAGCAGTGCACTCCAGCCCATCCTCGAAGGCTTGGAGCACTCGATGGGATTGGATCCCGATGCCTCTCCGCTCGAAAAAGCGGCCCTCCTGGGGCTTCCCACCCAAGAGGCGGCGGCTCCGCCGATGTCGAGAAATGCGAATTTGCTCAAGCTCCAGATGTTGGAAGCACTCGTCGGCTTGTTCCAGCAGCTGGCCGACCAGGAGCCCTTGCTGCTCGTTCTCGAGGATGCGCACTGGGCGGACTCCATTACGCTCGATTTGCTCGAGCGCTGGCTATCGAGTCTCGCGTCGATGCGAGCCATGGTGCTCGTCACCGCGCGCTCGGAGTTTCAGCCGCTCTGGGCGCGTTCCCCCCTCGTGCATCACCTCGCTCCACGCCGGCTTTCGCCGAGCGAGAGTGCCGCGATGGTCGGCTTTGCCGGTCGCGGGCGCCATCTGCCCGCGGCGATCGTGGAGCAGGTCGTCCAGCGCGCCGACGGAGTCCCCCTCTTCATCGAGGAGCTCACGTACAGTGTGGTGGACGCGCTCAAAACGGGGGGCAACGACCCATCGTCGTGGGCCAGTGCGGTGCCCGCAACCCTCGAGGCGCTCTTGCGCGCCCGCCTGGATACCTTGCCCGAACCCGGCAGGGAGTTGGCGCGGGTGGCCTCCGTGCTGGGGCGTGAGATGAACTACGATCTACTCTGGGCCATGTGCCCTCTCTCCGAGGAATCTCTCCGGATTGGGCTTCTCCAGCTCGTCGAGATAGGGGTCTTTCGCCCCATTGGGCCGATATCGCGCGCGACCTGCAGGTTCAAGCACGCCCTCGTGCAAGAAGCCGCGTACCAATCCCTCGTCAAGCAAGAGCGCCAAGAGCTGCACCAGCGAGCCGCCGAAGTGCTGGTCTCGCAATTTTCTCAAATTGCCGAGCAGAACCCAGAAATCGCGGCCAGGCACTTCGCGGAGGCGAAGCGCCCCGAGGAGGCTTGCGTATACTTCGAAAAGGCCGCGAAACAGGCCATGCAACGATCGGCGAACGTCGATGCCCTCAACCACTATGCGCGTGCGACGGCGCAACTGGATCTGCTGCCACCGAGTCCGGAACGCGACCGACGCGAGCTTTTGCTCAAGTCGCAGCTGGCGGGCGTGTACATGGCCGAAGATGGTCTGGAGTCGAACCGTATTCGGGAGATCCTTTCGCGGATTCGGGAGCTCACCACGAGGTACGACGGCGACGAACAATCGTTCTGGGCGCTCTTCAGCTTTCAACAATTGAACCACGTTCGGGCCGACCATCGCACCGGTCTCGACTTGGCCGCCAAACTGATGGTTCGTGCTGAAAAAGCTGCGCATCAGGGCATGATGCTCGCCGCGTACACGGCGAAGGTTTCGTCGGAGCTCTCGAGCGGCCACCTCGTGGAGAGTCGCAACGCTGCGGAGGCGGGGATACAGCTCTATGAGGCGCAGGCGGAAGCCGCGATTCGTGTCCACATGGGGGGCAACGTCGGCGCGATATTGCACATGTATCTTGGCTATACGCTCTGGCTTTTGGGCGACGTGGATCAAGCGATTCGCCATTCCTACGAGGGGGTGCGAATCTCGCGTAAGTACGACCATCCGGCCAGCCTCACGATACGGTTGATCCTCCTCTCCAATCTGCACAATGACCGCGGGGAGTACGCCGAGGCGCGTACTCTCGCCGATGAAATCAGCCGCCTATGTGACGAGTACGGCCTCCATTTCGTCGGTGCCCAGGTCGGTATCCTCCGAGCATGGACGCAGGTCGAGTGCGGTGAGCGCCAGGGGGTCGACGAGCTAAAAGCAGCCCTGGAGCGTCGCGCATCGATGGGGGGGACCCTCGCGTTTACGCGCTATGTTTCCGTGCTTGCCCAGGGGCAGCTGCAGATTGGCGCCCTCGACGAGGCGATGCTTTCGGTCGATAAAGCGATGGATCTCTCCGAACGGACGGGCGAACGCTATTGCGATGCGGAAATCCTTCGAGTGAAGGGGGAGATATTGCTCGCCATGGACGCCTCGAATGCCCATCATGCGGCACGGCTCTTCGAGCGTGGACTCGAACGATCTCGCGCCCAGCATTCGAGGAGTTGGGGGCTGCGACTTGCTTGCAGCTATGGTCGTTTGCTTGCCAGCCAAGGGAAGACTTCGGAAGCCAAGGGGCTTCTTGCTCCGATTCTCTCGACCTTCGCGGAAGGTCACGGGACCCGTGACCTTCGTATGGCGCAGGCCCTGCTTTCCTCTTGGATGGTTCGCTAG
- a CDS encoding LON peptidase substrate-binding domain-containing protein — protein sequence MSSPRELPSEPHIDHLKKQAKDLLDGHKRGDREAIARLKTALPSLASSSEGEAAQAPLALHDAQSAIAREYGFKSWKELSDEVERRRSTGLSPELVKSLISGPFQAHAGVPLPSAVSDAMREAWTKGDVADVLAALMPEELPLVAARNVLVVPGAIVPLHIGRPASVAAIAMAQSLTPPTLAVFAQREAATEDVRAESLHPVGCQALVVRVDANADGRTFVVLRGLRWVSLTSLEPAGEHATYATARVSRADVHDDGKAGEVAALARDLRERARALARTMTGGDRAVAILDGIEDPEHLSNLVMANLPQPVCSVDDLARYAAERSLPGKLRIALALTGG from the coding sequence ATGTCCAGCCCGCGCGAGCTCCCGAGCGAGCCCCATATCGATCATCTGAAGAAGCAGGCAAAAGATCTCCTCGACGGCCACAAACGAGGCGATCGCGAAGCCATTGCCCGCCTCAAGACGGCGCTGCCCTCTCTGGCTTCCTCGAGCGAGGGCGAGGCCGCGCAGGCACCGCTCGCGCTGCACGATGCGCAGTCGGCCATCGCACGCGAGTACGGGTTCAAAAGCTGGAAAGAGCTGAGCGACGAAGTCGAGCGGCGTAGAAGCACCGGGCTCTCCCCGGAGCTCGTGAAGTCGCTCATTTCCGGCCCTTTTCAAGCGCATGCCGGCGTTCCGCTGCCTTCGGCGGTGAGCGATGCCATGCGCGAAGCGTGGACGAAGGGCGATGTGGCCGACGTGCTCGCGGCGTTGATGCCCGAGGAGCTGCCCCTCGTCGCCGCACGCAACGTGCTCGTCGTCCCCGGCGCCATCGTGCCGTTGCACATCGGGCGTCCCGCGTCGGTCGCGGCGATCGCCATGGCCCAGAGCCTCACACCGCCGACCCTCGCGGTCTTCGCGCAACGCGAGGCCGCCACCGAGGACGTGCGCGCCGAATCGCTTCACCCGGTGGGCTGCCAGGCCCTCGTGGTGCGCGTCGACGCAAATGCCGATGGGCGCACCTTCGTCGTGTTGCGCGGCCTGCGATGGGTCTCGCTCACCTCGTTGGAACCGGCAGGGGAGCACGCCACGTATGCCACCGCGCGCGTTTCCCGCGCCGACGTGCACGACGACGGCAAGGCCGGCGAAGTCGCCGCGCTGGCGCGCGATCTGCGCGAGCGGGCACGCGCCCTCGCGCGCACGATGACAGGCGGCGATCGCGCGGTGGCCATCCTCGACGGCATCGAGGATCCCGAGCATCTGTCCAACCTGGTCATGGCCAATCTGCCGCAGCCCGTGTGCTCTGTGGACGATCTGGCGCGCTACGCCGCGGAGCGTTCGCTCCCGGGCAAACTGCGCATCGCCCTCGCGCTCACCGGCGGATAG
- a CDS encoding TetR/AcrR family transcriptional regulator, with amino-acid sequence MSQMKRGYKQTARAESAEETRERILRVGAEQFLTRSYEDVTLQTLAEAAQVSRQTLLNHFGSKEGLLEAVARRETSARDRVEPGDLEGGIEVLLENYEHVGDGNVRLLALESSLPVAKSLLEEGRANHRQWLERLCEEYLPRRDDERSRVLAALHAATDVYAWKLLRRDLGVSRVETARIFRTFVRAALFGAKKR; translated from the coding sequence ATGAGTCAAATGAAACGAGGGTACAAGCAGACGGCGAGGGCGGAGTCGGCGGAGGAGACGCGGGAGCGCATTTTGCGGGTGGGGGCGGAGCAGTTTCTCACGCGGTCGTACGAGGATGTCACGTTGCAGACGCTGGCCGAGGCGGCGCAGGTCTCGCGGCAAACGCTGCTGAATCACTTTGGCTCCAAGGAGGGGCTGCTCGAGGCGGTGGCCCGGCGGGAGACGTCGGCGCGCGATCGGGTCGAGCCGGGCGATCTCGAGGGCGGCATCGAGGTGCTGCTCGAGAACTACGAACACGTGGGCGACGGCAACGTGCGCCTTTTGGCCCTCGAGAGCAGCCTGCCCGTGGCCAAGTCGTTGCTCGAGGAGGGAAGGGCCAACCACCGCCAATGGCTCGAGCGCCTCTGCGAAGAGTACCTTCCCCGGCGCGACGACGAGCGCTCCCGGGTGCTCGCCGCCTTGCATGCGGCCACGGACGTGTACGCGTGGAAGCTGCTCCGGCGCGATCTCGGCGTGTCGCGCGTCGAAACGGCGCGCATTTTCCGAACCTTCGTGCGCGCAGCCCTGTTCGGCGCCAAAAAGCGATGA
- a CDS encoding substrate-binding domain-containing protein yields MRELNYVPNALAQSLKGRSTRTLGLVVGDVSNPFFTLLARGLEDAATAAGYSVILCNSDDDPKKEKAYLEILARRRVDGLVLTPSQTDPQPVLDWARQSGPVCLVDRPVAGLDFHAAGIDVVRGESLLAAEKLVEHLISHGHKRIAIVNGPPTLATAVDRLNGYRRALTVAGLKVDKRLEREGQFSVESGRETTLELLAKKPAPTAIFATNNQLALGAMLAARDRGLRIPDDLALVTFEDIPHVADVWPFISVAAQAAASMGQEAGRFILERIQRHGAHHAQLKGGGAKDEPLHGRELVLDTELRLRRSCGCASASGGIFP; encoded by the coding sequence ATGCGTGAACTCAATTACGTGCCGAACGCCCTGGCGCAAAGCCTCAAGGGCCGCTCCACGCGCACCCTCGGGCTCGTCGTCGGCGACGTCTCCAACCCGTTCTTCACCTTGCTGGCGCGCGGCCTCGAGGATGCGGCCACCGCCGCCGGCTACTCCGTCATCCTCTGCAACAGCGACGACGATCCCAAGAAGGAGAAAGCCTACCTCGAGATCCTCGCGCGCCGCCGCGTCGACGGCCTCGTGCTCACGCCCTCCCAGACGGATCCGCAGCCGGTGCTCGATTGGGCGCGCCAGAGCGGCCCGGTGTGCCTCGTCGACCGGCCCGTCGCCGGCCTGGATTTCCATGCCGCCGGCATCGATGTCGTCCGCGGCGAAAGCCTTCTCGCCGCGGAAAAGCTCGTCGAGCACCTCATTTCGCACGGCCACAAGCGCATCGCCATCGTCAACGGCCCCCCCACCCTGGCCACCGCCGTCGATCGCTTGAACGGCTACCGACGTGCGCTCACCGTCGCGGGCCTCAAGGTGGACAAGCGCCTCGAGCGCGAAGGGCAATTCTCCGTAGAGAGCGGCCGCGAGACCACCTTGGAGCTGCTCGCCAAAAAGCCGGCGCCTACGGCGATTTTCGCCACGAACAACCAGCTCGCCCTCGGTGCCATGCTGGCCGCGCGCGATCGCGGACTGCGCATTCCCGACGACCTGGCCTTGGTCACCTTCGAGGACATCCCGCACGTGGCCGACGTGTGGCCCTTCATCAGCGTGGCCGCGCAGGCGGCCGCCTCCATGGGGCAGGAAGCGGGGCGCTTCATCCTCGAACGCATCCAACGCCATGGCGCCCACCACGCCCAGCTCAAAGGAGGCGGCGCCAAAGACGAGCCGCTCCACGGGCGCGAGCTCGTGCTCGACACGGAGCTTCGCCTGCGCCGCTCGTGTGGATGCGCCTCTGCCTCCGGAGGCATCTTCCCATGA
- a CDS encoding sugar ABC transporter ATP-binding protein codes for MSQAPLLEAKHVSKSFGPNAVLRDVSFDVLPGEVHILAGENGAGKSTLLNILSGIHTQYEGELRVGGVLQRFQAPKDAVRAGVATVHQELSLIGPLSLTDNLFLGREHTNAFGIIDARRQAREARALLRELDLDLGELNEDDPVERLPISTQQLVEIAKALAAKAHVLLLDEPTSALREPEAERLFERIEALKRQGKGIVYVSHKMDEIYRLADRITVLRDGALVGTKPAADLPAHKLVEWMIGRDLPSGAHASAAGHDVALKVEHLTVNGIDTNSSGRPEVDDVSFEVRAGEILGLAGLRGSGVSDVLHALFGDRAGRAMGTVHLRSRDGTTSRIDIARALPSPTEAIARRIMLLTNDRKGKGLVLDMDSKENASLASLPRYSPQGIVRDRLETEATRRVFGQLGVRGQTAAPVRLLSGGNQQKVVLAKCLLTEPEVLLLDEPTRGVDVGAKAEIYGLLAEWARQGMAIVLVTSELPELLRLSDRIVVLHRGQRTAEFSRTEATQEKVLHAAFGA; via the coding sequence ATGAGCCAGGCGCCGCTGCTCGAGGCCAAGCACGTCTCGAAGTCGTTCGGCCCCAATGCGGTGCTGCGCGATGTCTCGTTCGACGTGCTTCCCGGTGAGGTGCACATCCTCGCGGGCGAAAATGGCGCGGGCAAGAGCACCCTGCTCAACATCCTTTCCGGCATTCACACGCAGTACGAGGGCGAGCTCCGGGTCGGCGGCGTCCTCCAGAGATTCCAAGCCCCCAAAGATGCCGTGCGCGCGGGCGTAGCCACGGTGCATCAGGAGCTCTCGCTCATTGGGCCGCTCAGCCTGACGGACAACCTGTTCCTCGGCCGCGAGCACACCAACGCCTTCGGCATCATCGATGCGCGGCGACAAGCGCGCGAGGCGCGTGCCCTTTTGCGCGAGCTCGATTTGGACCTGGGCGAATTGAACGAGGACGACCCCGTCGAACGCTTGCCCATCTCGACGCAGCAGCTCGTGGAAATCGCCAAGGCCCTCGCCGCCAAGGCCCATGTGCTCCTTTTGGACGAACCCACCAGCGCCCTGCGCGAGCCCGAGGCCGAGCGCCTCTTCGAGCGCATCGAAGCGCTGAAACGGCAGGGCAAAGGCATCGTCTACGTCTCGCACAAGATGGACGAGATCTACCGCCTCGCCGACCGCATCACGGTGCTGCGCGACGGCGCGTTGGTGGGCACCAAGCCCGCCGCCGACCTTCCCGCGCACAAGCTCGTCGAGTGGATGATCGGCCGCGATCTTCCCTCCGGCGCGCACGCCAGCGCCGCAGGACACGACGTCGCGCTGAAGGTCGAGCACCTTACCGTAAATGGTATCGATACCAACTCATCCGGTAGGCCCGAGGTCGACGACGTCTCCTTCGAGGTGCGCGCCGGCGAAATCCTCGGCCTCGCGGGCTTGCGCGGGTCCGGCGTGAGCGATGTGCTGCACGCGCTCTTCGGCGATCGCGCGGGCCGCGCCATGGGCACCGTGCATCTGCGCTCCCGCGACGGAACGACCTCGCGCATCGACATCGCGCGCGCGCTCCCCTCCCCCACCGAGGCCATCGCCCGGCGCATCATGCTCCTGACCAACGACCGCAAAGGCAAAGGCCTGGTCCTCGACATGGACTCGAAGGAGAACGCGTCGCTGGCCAGCCTGCCCCGTTATTCGCCGCAAGGCATCGTGCGCGATCGCTTGGAAACGGAGGCCACCCGGCGCGTCTTCGGCCAGCTCGGCGTGCGCGGGCAGACGGCCGCGCCGGTGCGCCTGCTCTCGGGCGGCAACCAGCAGAAGGTCGTCCTCGCGAAGTGCCTTCTCACGGAGCCCGAGGTGCTTCTGCTCGACGAGCCCACGCGCGGTGTGGACGTCGGCGCCAAGGCCGAGATCTACGGCTTGCTCGCGGAGTGGGCGCGCCAGGGCATGGCCATCGTCCTGGTCACCTCCGAATTGCCCGAGCTGCTGCGCCTCTCGGACCGCATCGTCGTGCTGCACCGCGGCCAACGCACCGCAGAGTTTTCCCGCACCGAAGCGACGCAGGAGAAGGTTCTCCACGCCGCCTTCGGCGCCTGA
- a CDS encoding ABC transporter permease, with protein MKLPRFVSSLLSSPVGRAVLALVGMLVLGAIFNADGAFFHWTTHRDMLRQLSVYGMLACGMTLVIITSGIDLSVSSVLAACAVGFSLMTIHMQMNPWVAIVAVLLGGTAVGAVSGVFVGRFKIQPFVVTLAAMVLLRGLAKHLSGGQKISTYIADADKTVTLPPIFERIDARVLGDNIAIVTLIFLFCVLVSAILLRHSRLGRYFYATGGNAEAARLSGVPVTRTLILAYALSGLFSAIAGVCQAAQEQQGDPETGMGYELQAIAIVVIGGTNLAGGRGGMGLTLVGALTIGYLQKILSINAVGEASRLMLTGAIIVCAVLLQRRK; from the coding sequence ATGAAGTTACCTCGTTTCGTTTCCTCCCTTCTTTCGTCGCCCGTGGGGCGCGCGGTGCTCGCGCTGGTGGGGATGCTCGTGCTCGGCGCGATCTTCAACGCCGACGGTGCCTTTTTCCATTGGACCACCCACCGCGACATGCTGCGGCAGCTCTCCGTCTACGGAATGCTCGCCTGCGGGATGACCTTGGTCATCATCACCAGCGGCATCGATCTTTCGGTGTCGAGCGTGCTCGCCGCCTGTGCCGTCGGCTTCTCGCTGATGACCATCCACATGCAGATGAATCCGTGGGTGGCCATCGTCGCGGTGCTCCTCGGGGGCACCGCCGTGGGCGCGGTCTCGGGTGTGTTCGTGGGGCGCTTCAAGATTCAGCCCTTCGTCGTCACCCTCGCTGCGATGGTGCTGCTCCGCGGATTGGCCAAACATTTGTCCGGCGGGCAAAAGATCTCGACGTACATCGCCGACGCGGACAAAACGGTCACGCTGCCGCCCATCTTCGAACGGATCGACGCGCGCGTCCTCGGCGACAACATCGCCATCGTCACGTTGATCTTTCTCTTCTGCGTGCTCGTTTCGGCCATTCTCCTGCGGCATTCGCGTCTCGGCCGCTACTTCTACGCGACCGGCGGCAATGCCGAAGCGGCGCGGCTATCTGGCGTTCCGGTCACGCGCACGTTGATCCTCGCCTATGCGCTATCGGGCCTCTTTTCCGCCATCGCGGGCGTGTGCCAGGCCGCGCAAGAGCAGCAAGGCGACCCCGAGACGGGCATGGGCTACGAGCTCCAGGCCATCGCCATCGTGGTCATCGGCGGCACCAACCTGGCCGGCGGCCGTGGTGGCATGGGCCTCACCTTGGTGGGTGCCCTCACCATTGGATATTTGCAAAAGATCCTCAGCATCAACGCCGTGGGCGAGGCCAGCCGGCTCATGCTCACCGGCGCCATCATCGTCTGCGCGGTGCTCCTCCAGCGCCGCAAATAG